The Aliidongia dinghuensis genome includes the window CCCGACGCCTTGCGTTTTTGGCTGAGTAAGTTGATGGGGCCGGAAGTCGTCGGCCAGCCGGTGCCGATGCAGGTCGCGCGGGCCGCCGAATATCTGACCGTGGGCGACGAGACCGCCGCCCAAGCCAGCCTCGACCGTGCGCCGGCCGGCACCTTGTCGCCGGAGGGCGCCATGCTGGCGCGGGCGGTCGCCGCCCGGCTCGGCATTGACGTGCCCGCCACGCCGATCGCCAAACGCATGCCGCTCTGGGACCGGCACTTCGTTCTGGGCCTGGCACCGATGTTCGACCGCTTCGCCGAGGCCGCCGACTGGCTCGACAAAGCGGGGGTTTGGGACTCCGACAAGCATCCGCGCTGGCCGCCGGGTGCGAATGAAGGCCGGCCCGGGCAGTTTCGGCCGGTCGACAAGCCGGCCGTGTCGGTGTCGAGCGTGCCGCGTCCTGATCCGAACCGCCCCGGCATCGGCCACAATGGCGGCCCGCCGCTCTTCGACGACGCGCCGCCGGTACCGCCGGAGAACCCCGGCGCCTCCTATCGCTGGCCGATCATCAAGGCGCTGGCGCGCTGGGCGGCGAAACGCGCCGTGATCCTAGCCGCCGAAGATGCAGCGGGCGGCCCGGTCGGCCTAGCCCTGAACGCGGCGCAGGTCGCCGCATGGGTCTATGAATACTATCCCTATATCCGGGCCTACAATGACCCGCCGAAACCGCTCGACGAACTCGAACGGGCGGCCCAAGGCCCGGCGCGCCGCGGCTACGACGTGCATCACATCGTCGAGCAGGCATCGGGGCGCAGCGGCGAAATACCGACGCAGTTGATAAACTCGGGCGAGAACCTAGTCAGCATCCCGACTCTACGACACTGGCAACTTAATTCATGGTACCAGACGCCAAATAGCAGTCTCCTTGATTCGAGTGGTAACTACATGACGCCGCGGAAATATCTTGTCGGTAGAGGGTACGATGAACGTAGAAGGGTGGGACTGATGGGCTTGCACGCAGTGGGAGTGCTGAAATGAAGCTGGATACATTGACGGTCGATGAACTCATCTCCCTCTTCGTGTCGTTCAGCGAGCAGCAATATCCGCTGACACTCAATGACGAGGGCGGAAAGGCCAAACAGATCATAAAAAAGCGAAATGAAATAGACAAAGAGTTGCGCAGGCGCGGCATCGCGGCACGTCTTGAACTCACCAAATTGTTTACACACCCTAACACCCAAGTTCGAATCAATGCTGCTACGACCAGTCTGGGAGTCGCCCGGGAGCCAGCTCTTGGTGTGCTCAGGCAAATTATAAAGGAAGATTTCGGACCGTTTAGACTGGATGCCCGCATGACCATTGCGCTGATAGAGGACGGCACCGTCAATCCGACTTGACGGCCGCAGTTCGGGGCGCTTCGCCAGAAGACTACCTTGACGAGGCGAGCACTTGCCGCGGGAGTAGGGCGAGGGCACTACCGCTCACCCCACCCGCTCCGCCTTAAACACCTCCCGCGGTTGGACCAGTTCGTCCTGCGCCGCAATCAGCTGGATCTCCCGCTCGCCGCGGGCATGGGTTTCCTTGAGCACGGCATAGATCGCCGAGGCTGCGGCCGAGAGTGCTGCGGCCGGATCGCCGCCGGTCTTGAGCCAATGGGCGAGGAACAGCGCCGCGACCGCATCGCCCGAGCCGTTGACCGTGATCGGCAGCAGGGGGGTGGCAACGCGCCAGGTGCCGGCGGCGGTCGCAACCAGCAGTTCGATCTCATCCGCCGGCGCGTCGGACCTGACCAAGCTCGTCAGCACCACGACCTTGGGCCCGAGCGCCCTGGCTGCGGCCGTAGCCTCGACCGCGTCGGCCAGGCTCCGGATCGTCCGGCCCGTCAGATATTCGAGCTCGAACTGGTTGGGCGTGATGATGTCGGCCATCGGCACGGCCCGGTCGCGGAAGAACTCCGGCAAGCCGGGCTTGACGTAGAAGCCGTCGCCGACGTCGCCCATCACGGGATCGCACAGCCACAAGGCAGCCGGATTGGCGGCGCGCACCCGCTCGACCGTATCGAGCACGATCTCGCCCAGCGCCGCATCGCCCATATAGCCGGTCAAGACCGCCCGGCAACAGTCGAGCGCGCCCCGTTCGGCCATGCCCTCGATCAGGCCGGCGATATGGTCGGGCGGGAACACGGTGCCGCGCCATTGGCCATAGCCCGTGTGGTTCGAGAACTGCACCGTGTGGACCGCCCAGGTCTCGAAGCCCAGGCGCTCAAGCGGGAAGATCGCCGCGGCATTGCCGACGCGGCCGTAGGTGACCCAGGACTGGATCGACAGGATTCCGTCCAAACGCCGCTCCTTTTTTGCCACCCGTACTCTCGCGCTCGATGGTAGCCGTCTGTATCCTCTTTGCCGATATGAAGAAACGACGGGTCGGCATGAGCCGGCCGCTTTGGGAGAGTTGAGGATGCCGACCGTTACGCGCCCCCGCCGCAGCATGCTCTATATGCCGGGCTCGAACCCACGCGCGCTGGAAAAGGCGCGCGGGCTCGCCGCCGACGCGCTGATCTTCGATCTCGAGGACGCAGTCTCGCCCGACGCCAAGGAGGCGGCACGCGGCGTGATATCGGAGGCACTCGCGGCCGGCGGCTACGGCAAACGCGAGCTCATCCTGCGCACGAACGGGCTCGACACGCCCTGGGGCCACGGCGACCTCACCGCCGCAGCCAAGATGCCGGTGCACGGCGTGCTGCTGCCCAAGGTCGAGAGTGCCGCGACCGTACGCCAGGCGGCCGCCATCCTGGAGAAGGCCGGCGCCCCGGCGGAGCTCGCGATCTGGTGCATGATGGAAACGCCGATGGGCATGCTGCGGGCTGAGGAGATCGCCGGATCCCATCCGCGCCTCGCGGGCTTCGTCATGGGCACGTCGGACCTGGCGAACGACCTGCACGCCCGCCACACGCGTGACCGGCTGCCGCTCCTGACCGGCCTCGGCCTCTGCCTGCTCGCGGCCCGCGCCTATGGGCTTGCGATCCTCGACGGCGTCTATCTCGACCTCTCGGACGACGAGGGCTTCGCCTATTCCTGCCGGCAAGGTGTCGAGCTGGGATTCGACGGCAAGACGCTGATCCATCCAAAGACCATCGCCACCGCCAACGAGGCCTTCGCGCCGTCTGCCGCGGAGATCGAGCAGGCGAAGAGATTCATCGCCGCATTCGACGCGGCAGAGGCCGAAGGCAAGGGCGTGGTGCTGGTCGACGGCAAGCTGGTCGAGAACCTGCATGTCGCGAACGCCCGGCGCCTGCTGGCGCTGGTCGCGCGCATCGCGGAGCTGGAGGCCGGGTCGTGAGCGCGCTCAAGACCAACCCCGGCAACACCTTCGAGGATTTCTCGATCGGCCAGGTGATCGAACACGCGACCCCGCGCACGATCACGGCCGGCGACGTGGCGCTCTATGTGGCGCTCACCGGATCGCGCTTCGCGCTCGAATGCGCCGAGCCCTTCGCCCACACTCTGGGCTTCCCCGAGGCGCCGGTCGACGATTGGCTCGTCTTCCACATGGTGTTCGGCAAGACCGTGCCGGACGTCTCGCTGAACGCCGTCGCGAACCTGGGCTATGCCGCCGGCCGCTTCCTGGCGCCGGTCTTCGTCGGCGACACGATCCAGGCGACGTCCGAGGTGATCGGGCTCAAGGAGAATTCGAGCGGCGAGAGCGGCACGGTCTATGTCCGCTCGATCGGCCGCAACCAGCTGGGCGAGACCGTGCTCGACTACGTGCGCTGGGTCATGGTGCGGAAGCGCGACAAGGCGAGCCCGGCGCCAACGGCCCATGTCCCGTCGCTGCCCGACGCGGTGCCGGTCGAGTCGCTGGTGGTGCCGGAAGGCCTGGTGCTCGAGGCCTATGACCCGGCCCGCGCCGGCTCGCCCTGGCGCTTCGACGATTACGCCGCCGGCGAGCGGATCGACCATGTCGACGGCATGACCATCGAGGAGGCCGAGCATCAACTCGCGACCCGGCTCTACCAGAACACGGCCAAGGTCCATTTCAACCAGTTCGAACAGGAAAAGGGCCGGTTCGGCCGGCGGCTGATCTACGGCGGCCATGTGATCAGCCTGACGCGCGCCTTGAGCTTCAACGGCCTCGGCAATGCCTTCAAGATCGTGGGACTGAACGGCGGCCGGCATGTCGCCCCCTGCTTCGCGGGCGATACGGTCTATGCCTGGTCGGAAGTGGTCGAGGCCGAGCCGGTGCCGGGCCGCGTCGACCTGGGGGCACTCCGGCTGCGCACCTACGGCGTCAAGAACCGGACGGCGGCGGATTTCCCGGGGCGGATCGACGGCGGGTACGACCCCGCCGTGATCCTGGAACTGGATTACTGGGCGCTGATGCCGCGGTAACCCTCGGCCCTCGCCCGCTCCTGCGGGCGAGGGACCGCATGGTTTTACCGCCAGAAGCCCTCGATCCAGATGTGCCCGCCAGGACGCTCTTCCCAATGGCCGGCAACCCATTCGTGCCGCTCGCGCGGCGGACGCACGTAATGGCCGCGGATCCAGCGGTAGCGATAGCCGTCCCAGCGCCAGAAGCCGGCTTGCCAGACCGCCGCATAGGGCGGCGGCGCCGGCACGACCTCGACGCGCGGCGCCGGAGGCGCCATGGGGACGATGACCGCGCCGGGGACCGCGCCGGGCGGGGGCGGCGGGGGCGGATAGCCCTGGGCCGCGGCCGGCAGGCTGGATGAGAGACCGGCGACGAGCAGGGCAGCCGCCAAAGCCGCCCGCGTCATATCCTTCAGCACGATGAAACACCCCTTCCCATGGGTTGCCTCTACAGGACTGACAGTACGCAGGCGGCGGGCGTTTCCTCCCCGCATCGCGCGCTGACCATGGCGCGTTGACCATGCCGGGGCCGAAGTCACATGCCTTGTGATTATTTCTCAGA containing:
- a CDS encoding MaoC family dehydratase, with amino-acid sequence MSALKTNPGNTFEDFSIGQVIEHATPRTITAGDVALYVALTGSRFALECAEPFAHTLGFPEAPVDDWLVFHMVFGKTVPDVSLNAVANLGYAAGRFLAPVFVGDTIQATSEVIGLKENSSGESGTVYVRSIGRNQLGETVLDYVRWVMVRKRDKASPAPTAHVPSLPDAVPVESLVVPEGLVLEAYDPARAGSPWRFDDYAAGERIDHVDGMTIEEAEHQLATRLYQNTAKVHFNQFEQEKGRFGRRLIYGGHVISLTRALSFNGLGNAFKIVGLNGGRHVAPCFAGDTVYAWSEVVEAEPVPGRVDLGALRLRTYGVKNRTAADFPGRIDGGYDPAVILELDYWALMPR
- a CDS encoding HpcH/HpaI aldolase/citrate lyase family protein, translating into MPTVTRPRRSMLYMPGSNPRALEKARGLAADALIFDLEDAVSPDAKEAARGVISEALAAGGYGKRELILRTNGLDTPWGHGDLTAAAKMPVHGVLLPKVESAATVRQAAAILEKAGAPAELAIWCMMETPMGMLRAEEIAGSHPRLAGFVMGTSDLANDLHARHTRDRLPLLTGLGLCLLAARAYGLAILDGVYLDLSDDEGFAYSCRQGVELGFDGKTLIHPKTIATANEAFAPSAAEIEQAKRFIAAFDAAEAEGKGVVLVDGKLVENLHVANARRLLALVARIAELEAGS
- a CDS encoding DUF2019 domain-containing protein; this translates as MKLDTLTVDELISLFVSFSEQQYPLTLNDEGGKAKQIIKKRNEIDKELRRRGIAARLELTKLFTHPNTQVRINAATTSLGVAREPALGVLRQIIKEDFGPFRLDARMTIALIEDGTVNPT
- the pdxY gene encoding pyridoxal kinase PdxY, with the translated sequence MDGILSIQSWVTYGRVGNAAAIFPLERLGFETWAVHTVQFSNHTGYGQWRGTVFPPDHIAGLIEGMAERGALDCCRAVLTGYMGDAALGEIVLDTVERVRAANPAALWLCDPVMGDVGDGFYVKPGLPEFFRDRAVPMADIITPNQFELEYLTGRTIRSLADAVEATAAARALGPKVVVLTSLVRSDAPADEIELLVATAAGTWRVATPLLPITVNGSGDAVAALFLAHWLKTGGDPAAALSAAASAIYAVLKETHARGEREIQLIAAQDELVQPREVFKAERVG